The DNA sequence cctgtgcaggtgttgttacacgtggtctgccactgcgaggacgatcagctgtccatcctgtcttcctgtagcgctgtcttaggcgtctcacagtacggacattgcaatttattgccctggccatatctgcagtcctcgtgcctccttgcagcatgcctaaggcacgtacacacagatgaacagggaccctgggcatctttcttttggtgtttttcagtcagtagaaaggcctctttagtgtccaaagttttcataactgtgaccttaattgcctaccgtctgtaagctgttagtgtcttaatgaccgttccacaggtccATGTTCCTTAATTGttgatggttcattgaacaagcacggGAAACGTTGTTTAAAACATTTGCAATGAAGATCTgttaagttatttggatttttacgaattatctttgaaagacagggtctttAGTTTAGtacaaatatacactgagtttagtacaaatatacactgagtttagtacaaatatacactgagtttagtacaaatatacactgagtttagtacaaatatacactgggtgtacaaaacattaagaacacctgctctttccatgacctaGACCGACCAGGAGAcggctatgatcccttattgatgtcacttgttaaatccacttaaatccgtgtagatgaaggggaggagacaggttaaagaaagagacaatggattgtgtatgtgtgccattcaaagggtgaatgggcaagacaaaagatttaagtgcgtttgaacagggtatggtagtaggtggtagtaagtgccaggcacaccggtttgtgtcaagaactacaacacggctgggtttttcacaataaacagtttcctgtgtgtatcaagaatggtccaacacccaaaggacatccagccaactcgacacaactgtgggaggcattggagtcaacatgggccagcataccaatttgtaagtcgctctggataagagcgtctgctaaatgacttaaatgtaaaatgtaaatccctgtggaacgctttcgacaccttgtagaatccatgccccgagacgaattgaggttgttctggGCAGAAGGGGTGTGGGGggagactcgatgctgtaatctctgccaaaggtgctacaaaaaagtacagagtaaagggtctgaatacttatgtaaatgtgatatttaagtaggtttttttgttgcaaaaatgtcaacaaaaaaacagtttttgctttgtcattatgagttattgtgtgtagattgattggggGGGTGGTAATgagtttccgaatgcactgtaggtaaaAAAGGGAATGTCAGCTCGCTGTTTTACTCCTCTCAGACTTGATATTTTAATAAAGCTTTGGTGATTAAGATTTATTTCCAAACAGTCTCACGAGCCAAACACATTATCAACGGTCTTGGCTGGTCCCCTTGATTACATTTGGCAGGCAAATTATAAAACAGAcattgagaggaggggaggctatgcttggttttaaatcaaataaaacgAAATGGGGAAAAAACATTATTGTTTTATGTTTCTAAATAGAAAGTATATAGGCACCAACTCACACCTTGTTCAATGCACATAAGTGGCAGGGTGCGTCATAGCTGGAAAGGCTTGCATTTCCGCTGTCAAAATTCATGCCATAACCAACTGTTTTACTGCTAAAATCAGCTTTTGGTTGGTCTTAAATATCCCTGCCAGCGCTGTCGGAAATTAGCACTTAAAGATCATGTTTTTAAGGACACGGCTCAAATATGATTATGTTAGACAGGTAAATTGCCAAACCTGGCGTTAGGGCTGGAAAATGCCAGTGCACAAGTTTTCACATGACGAAATTGCAAACTACATGCGTTTGACACTAGCGCCACCTTTAACGCCAGCCGAAAATAGAAACCCCATACGTTAGaactgaagaagaaaaaaacacagATCATATCATATTAAGCACCACAGGTCAAAATTACATTTTGCATTTACTTATCAATTTTGAGATTTTTTGGTATTTTGGTACAATAAATTAAAAAGTAAAAGAATTAGATGAAAATGCATATTTATTACTTTTGTGAGTTTATcatactactaccatcatcaaaTTTAAATGAATTAGTAACCCCTTAAATGGACTTACATCCATCATTTCAAAACTCACTACATTGAATCACACATCATTTAAAAGCCCATTTCAATGTTACAAACTGGCCTATATGTAGTAACTTACCTTGAAGATATGATGATTGGGTCTAAATGGGTGTATGACGTTGGGTTGACTAACTAAATTCATAGGGTTTGTATTTAACTGCCATTTCCCGAAAGTCAGACACTATCCACACACCAACAAATAGTTCTCAGCCTCAGAAGCATCTGCATTCACTAAATGTTCAGTGGTTATCCTTAGactagggtttcccaaactcactTTGCATAATAGGCAAATATGTGCATATTTAATGAGATATCACCTCATTTGTATATTTGAATACAATATTTCAGAGggggaaaaatatataaaaaataaactagTAAAAGTTGACTGTGATATATGatttaagaagaaaaaaatactCATAGGGTGTGGTTCCTGGCCTCACTGTCAGAAATATGAACCAGTCTTGAGGTAAATGGGGAGTGAAACATCTCCTTGTCCATGAAGACATCTGTTTCCCATTCAAGTGCAATACTATTATCTTTGACTTGACTATTGACTATTATCTTTGACTATCATACAGACAGAAAAAAACTTCTCGTAAGAAATGCAATTTGtatgtattgtacagtatattTCCATTAGGTGGCACTGTGGCTCCAGGATTACAGAGAGATACAGCAAGTGGTTTTCCTGTAAATGACCCTCAAAGCCCTGTTGTGAGAGATGCAAACACCTTTTGATTTACTAGTAGTGCAGTTAATGGACATTTCTTTACAATAACCACACTGACTACACACATATTACTCACTAGCTGTAATTAATGTCTGACACATACAGTATCAATTGTGCAGACTTAACACTATTTCATATCTCATTGAGTCATGTTTACAGGTTCAGCAACAGGGAGACATTGAGTACATCTCCTGTGTTTGAACAGGAAGTGGAGATTGAGAATCCAGTACATCTCCTGTGTTTGAACAGGAAGTGGAGCTGGAGAATCCAGGCAGTGACATGAAGCAACAGCTGTGTCACAACAATGGTTTGTATGTAGAGAGCCTGGAGGGGAAAGACAGTAGGCCAGCCAGCCAGTTCAGACACAGCTGACTTCCTCAGCGGTGGGGGGACAGACACTGGCCAACTTCTCAAGCATCCCAGACCCTGTACCCTCCCTATCCAACCCCATTCTTCCTTTCATTTCCCCTTTATACCCATTGTGGCTGTTACAGCTACAGTCGTTGGCATCTTTACTGCATAGAATAAGCGTGACGGTATTAACAGAAATATTCTTGGTGCTCTTGGCTGGCGGGCTGTGGTAGATACACTGTAGGTAGCGGTGGAAGGCCTGTCTGTAGGTCCTGTTGAATAGAGTGTAGACCAGTGGGTTGACACCAGAGGAGACATATCCCACCCAAACAAAGACCTTTAGGAGCACTGCCAACACGGGCTTATTGCACAGGCTTATTATTGAGTCCTCACACAACACGCTCAGCACATTGGTGATGAAGAATGGACACCACATAATCAGGAAGAGGAAAAACACCACACCCAGGACCATGGAGGCTCTCCTCTCATTTTTGATTGATTGAGCCATGCCAGCTCCCCCTggctcctgtctccctgttggaGAGATGGGTTGAAGGGAGGCTTGAGAGACGGAAACGTCGGAGGAACCAACAGCTGGCAAGGCCTCAGGGACAGGGTACTGTTTGAGGAGACGGAGACTGTCCCCTGCAGGGGACCTTGGGGTGATCCTGAGTAGGGCCAGCTGGTTGATTGAAGCCTGGCCTCCATGCAGGAAGTCAGAAGCTTGGTGCTGCAGAACACGCACAGTCAAACAGTAGCTGACCACCATGATGACCAGAGGGACAAAGAAGGCTACGAAGGAGCCAATCAGGACGAATCTGTGCTCGTTCAGTGCACAGGTCCCGTTGACAAACACCTTCCCCTCGTCATACAGGCCAATCACAGGGATGGGTGTGGAGAtcactgtcagagagagagagagagagagagagagagagagagagagagagagagagagagagagagagagagagagagatggacatggaGATCActgtcaaagagagagagatggacatggaGATCACAGGACAATTAATATCACTTATTATTGTCATATTTAAACCAATGCACAAACATGGCTACATCTATCTCAAAAACATTATATTATTAGATTAGAAGAGGGAATCATAATGATTAAACAACCAGCAGGTTGATTCAAGGAAGCACATGAGGGCAGAGAAAGTGGATTGAGGTTTTTAGATGAAGTCAACAAGCTAACAGGTTGACTGGCTGTCCGATTTCTGTGAAACCAAAAAAGCCTTGAGCCATGAGACCATAATGGATGGTCCTGTCATCCCTGTTTAGAGCATCTCTCAAAGTGAAGATGTCAGAGAGCCCCAGGAGAGGTCAGAGAAAAAGGGTCCGTTTGGCTTTCTGATAGACTGTAGAAAAAAAACACTGATGTTTTTTTCTTCAAAAAGGCAAAACAGAAAGAATGTCACATAGTAACTCACTATctctccagacacacagacaacacaattgGAGGAAATTATTTAGCTAGATCTCTTGTTCAATCGTTTTCCCCCTTCCTGATTTACAACAACTACGTCAGCATGAACTTACCTATGGAGATGGTCCAGACGAGGGCGATCTTAGCCTTGGCCTTGGAAAGGGTGTTGGAGCGGCTATGTTGGATGGGGTTACAGATGCCCACATAGCGGTCCAGTGAGATGGCGCACAGGTGCATGATGGATGCTGTGGAGAACAGCACGTCTAGGTAGATCCAGACGGGACAGAGGGGTCTGGGGAAGGGCCAGACGTAGTCTGAGGGATGGACAGACACAGTTCACTAACAATTACTGATATTTCATTATCAAATCTTTACACCTGCTTTGTGACAATACAAACAAATCCAAGGTAGTTTTTCAGTCTCATATATCATCAAATAGACTGCTATGATGTAACTACAAAAATCATGTAATGATGGAACCGATCAAAGCATTTAATCCTTAATGACATGAAAATAATGAACGTTTATGAGGAAAGAGTTTATCTGGCCGTTGCACATTTGCACACAAACCCATTTGATCTAAAATAAACAAACTCTTCAATGCCACTCAAAGTAATGGGGCTTACTGAGATAAGGGTATTGTGTGGGAACGGGGTAATCTCACATTAGAATGTGTTTCTGTCTACTCAGATGATCTTCATTTGGTCGTGGTAAACATGAACCGTTGACCTTGACCAATTGTACCAATTAACAGACATAAAAGGCTGATTTATTTGCTCTGATAGACATGCCATAACATGTTAACCAGGATCTTTTTCCTCGCCGTCTTCCTCATCCACTCGAAAATCACCTCACAGTAAAGCCTCGTATCCCTAGCTGCTTTCAATAGATCATTATTCAGAGGGTAAACAAGCACTGCTTTGCTAAAAGAGCTCaacctaccacctacctacctaccataGAGAATGTTGATCAGAGAGACCGGCATGACGAGAAAACCCACAAGCATGTCTGCCACAGCAAGGGAGCGCAGGAAGAAGCTGGTGGCATTCTGCAGCTTCCTCTCCAGAGACACAGCTAGGATGAGCAGGATGTTGCCCACCACAGTGAAGAAGATGACCATTAAGATGAGCAGAGCAGGCCAGTTCATCTCCTTGTCAGGTGTCTCCGGCCTGGAGTCAGACTGATTCCACGCCACATGGAAGCTCAGATTAAAGAAAACTGTAGTGCTCTCTGTCATAGTCATCCTGTCACTGAGAGAGGCTATAGGCTAGACCCTCCAAGCAGGGCTGCTGCTGTGCTCAGCCACCCATCACCTGTGCTCCAAAGCAGCACTATGGTGCTCAACAAACATTGGACTTCCTGCGATGCCAATGATAGACAGAAGGTTTAGTTTTTCATACCAGTGGTGCACTCGGGTGTTATTTGTgatgatattttttttttttatctgcaaAATAAATCGAAACAGTTCTGAGTTAGTCACATTTCTGTAAACACATTTCCACTGTAGACAGACAACTTAGCTTGTGTATTAACAGAACATTACAGCCACATCTTCCTCTGCTTCAATGTATGTAACATCTGTCTGTGATTCTCACCAGCAAATGTTTCAGTTGTCATAGGAGACTTTGCATAACAAATATTTCTACTGTATGTGCAAATGTTATTTTTCCATTGTTTACCCCCCCCTGGGCTGGGCTCTCTGCTGGTGCCAAAGAGGATGTGCAGTGTGTGATCATGGGATATGGATCCGGTTCTGATCCACGGAGTCAAGGAACAGCTGGACCGCTGCCAGAAAGCATGCAGCATCAATAAGATCCGCAGAGACTGTAAGTCTTGAACTGCAccgttggttaatggcttgtaagtaagcatttcactctaaagtctacacttgtattcggcgcatgtgacaacaagttgatttgattaaaataGCAAAGAAATTATACAGACTTGATACAGCGCTTGGCTATTGAAGAAGACCCCAGACGGCATTGCATGCTATACTTCTGTAAGAATGGCCAACTGCTGATGTGTATCACATTGGTCTCTGTGCCACATCGTGAGTCTGGGTAAAATGCTGTATCTTTGACAGTCAGACTAAAAGTCACTACCACCATAAGAACATAAAAATATCATACCATGCCGTGCTATAATCTCAAACGATGTCAATATATTATCCTTCAGAGGGACTAAAGGCAAAAGAGAAAGACAAATTAGAAATAGTCAGAGTTAATTTTAGTCCTTGGGTGTCTTCATTCCTCCGGCAAACATTGAGGCTCTGGTGATTCAATcgtctgaaaaaaaaaaaaatgtcacgtTTAATTTGCTCACCAAACACCAAGCTACACGAATTTAACACAAATTTACCCCTGGGGGAGTGGTGGAAAGTTTAATGTTTTAAAATGCATCCCAGCACTGACAATGTCtgtagcagtggaggctggtgggagaagctacaggaggacgggctcattgtaatggctgtaatggaataaatggaacggagtTAAACATgttgtttccatatgtttgatgtgtttgttaCCGTTCCATGTCATtcaagccattacaatgagcttgTCCTTGTATAGTTCCACCCACCAGCCTCCAATAGTCTGTaggaaaacaaaaaaaaatgatgATGTAGAACagtgctctccaaccctgttcctggagagctaccctcctataggttttaactccaaccctgttcctggagagctaccctcctgtaggttttaactccaaccctgttcctggagagctaccctcctgtaggttttaactccaaacctgttcctggagagctaccctcctgtaggtttgaactccaaccctgttcctggagagctactctcctgtaggttttaactccaaccctgtccctggagagctaccctcccgtaggtttgaactccaaccctgttcctggagagctaccctcctgtaggttttaactccaaccctgttcctggagagctaccctcctgtaggttttaactccaaccctgttcctggagagcttcctgtaggttttaactccaaccctgttctatctaccctcctgtaggttaactccaaccctgttcctggagagctaccctcctgtaggttttataatataataatataataataatatatgccatttagcagacgttttatccaaagcaacttacagtcatgtgtcatacattctacgtatgggtggtccggaatcgaacccactaccctggcattacaagcgccatgctctaccaagtgagctacagaaggaccataactccaaccctgttcctggagagctaccctcctgtaggttttaactccaaccctgttcctggagagctaccctcctgtaggttaactccaaccctgttcctggagagctaccctcctgtaggttttaactccaaccctgttcctggagagctaccctcctgtagttttcactccaaccctaatgtagcacacctgattctaataattagctggttgataagctgaaccAGGTTAGTTAGGTTGAAGCAGGGATTCGTGATGACAGCAGTCGAATTGAAGTACTGGAGATAATTGCAAACGTAACAGAAGAAGAAGGAAAAAAACAAGAAAGTggaatatacactacattaccaaatgtatgtggacaccagcttaaacatctcattctaaaaacaTGGGtattaacatggagttggtcccacctttgctgctataacagcctccactcttctgggaagactttccactagatgttgtaactttcttccattcagctaTAAGGTCGGgcattgatgttgggcgattaggcctggctcgcagtcggcgttccaattcatcccaaaggtgttagatgggggttgaggtcagggctctgtgcaggccagtcaagttcgtccacaccaatctcgacaaagcAGTTctatatggacctcactttgcgcattgtcatgctgaaacaggaaatggccttccccaaacaaagttggaagcacagaattctctagaatgtcattgtatgctgtagcgttaagatttcccttcactggaactaaggggcctagcccgaaccatgaaaaacagccccagaacattattccttctccaccaaactttacagttggcactatggagctgggcaggtagcgttttccaGGCATCCCCTAAACCAAGATTTGTCAGTCagactgtcagatggtgaagcttgattcatcactccagagtccaatggcggcacgctttacaccactccaaccgaAGTTAgttattgcgcatggtgatcttgtGTGCAACAGCTCAGCCATGgtaacccatttcatgaagtttcCGATGAACAGCTCTTGTGCagatgttgcttccagaagcagtttggaactcggtagagagtgttgcaactgaggacagacaatttttacacacTACGCATTTCAGCAGTCACCGGGCCtgctctgtgagcttgtgtggcctaccactacgGCTGAAcaattgttgctcctagatgtttctacttcacaatatcacttacagttgaccggggcagctctagcagggcagaaatttgacaagcTGAATtgtgacagtgccacgttgaaagtcactgagcacttcagtaaggccattctactgaaaatgtttgtttatggagattgcatggctgcgtGCTTGATTTTATATGCTTGTTAggaacgggtgtggctgaaaaagccaaatccactcatttgaaggggtatccacatactttgtatatatagtgtattatgaaTAAATATAGAGTGGGGGATAGCAGAAGCCTTCTGGAAGATCTGTCGAAGGGGAAGATGGCAGATAAGGAGAAAAGGGAAACATGTTTTGATGGAATGGAGGATTGCACAGCACTTTTGGAAGAGCTCGAGAAGGAAAGTTAAATAATTGTGGTGCAGGTGCAGTGATGACCGACAAGAAGGAGCTGAGTGCACTGGGAAGCAATGTGGTGAGGATGGTTGGAGTCAAGTGCAAAAAGAGGAATACGTGCTCTAGTAACTCAGAGATGGAACCTGACAGGGGTATGGATGTAGTATCAGCGGTGAGGACTGCTGAGTTCAGGCCTCGTCCAGATGGTGATGAAGGTGATTTTGGCCCAGTGGGAGTGAGACTTTGAGAGAATGGATCTTTGCCTTCTGGCTGATGTCAGGTTGGGTGAAAGGTTGGGTGTCAGGTTGGGTGAAAAAGAGGTTAGGGAATGTTTGTTCGGTGAAAGTGACTCGAAGTGGTATCATGTAGATTTTGTGTGTTTCTGCTGTCCAGAGGGAGCGTGCGCTCCATACAATGCGACTGGGGACAAGAACTGTGACTTGCTTTCCTCTCCAGAGCAGGGCACTGCTCCCTCTGGTAGCAGACAATGGGGATCCAGCTAATGGGGAaccagctaatggggatccagtTAATGGGGAtccagctaatggggatccataataaatacaaataactgGGGAAGTTGGAAGAGGAAGATCAACTGAAGTGGAAGATTCCCTGTGTCTGTGACGCCCGTCATTTGGATTGACGCAGACCGAAGAGAGTAGTAGAGGAAGATGTATCCAGGGTGAAGAATCCTAAGAGGATCTCTGTGAGTTGGCCGAGGCCAATAGAGAGTGATAGGAATAACATGTGCTTCAGTAAGGTTGGTTTTTAGGCGTTCATGGCCATTGTTGTCAATAATACCGCAGGAATGGAACGTAAATCATAGAAGACATAGAGAATAGGCTAATACACAGCCAATACAGTAGCTGGTGGCATGCACCTATGCCATTTGTTTGCGGACCGCCATAATACCAAAGACACACCAAAGTAGCCATTGCAGACTCAAGTCAGTGACGTAGAGAGGCTGGTATTAGCAAGACTAGTAGAGTAAGTgtattgttggcagaatagatggatgcagttcaatgcatgattaatatagttcaccaatacatttcttggtagtccaaaaAATATTGCTATGGTCAATTTTTTGCTGTCTCCGCCCATCCGATGCagtgtttcagtttcaatgactcaatattttggacaaaaacggacaatgtaactaaggctgggaatgtcaatacaatcaatctaccacatttacatttacattaacaGTTTCAATCCAGACTCAATATTTTTGACATCCAAAACAGGTGCATCTAAATGTAACTAAAGAAGGCTGGTGAATGTCAAGTTTGTTATTGGGGGCCAATCAATGAGCGGGAACTACCAcgggcaatgatcacaagtcagtcgtAACGGGGCTAATAAACTAGTTGTATCTATTTATGTAGCTATTTATTTAGCAAGCTAAAAACCTGCAgcctaacgttagcttgctagctaggcTGTCATGTCATTGTGCGAGTGGCCGACTTTTTCCCATCATTTTACTTTTACAGTGGCTACAGGTAGAGATGTTGCTGTCATTTGGTTAGCAAGCAAGAACTGTGAATaactttgctagctagctatgctgaACTTGAATGACTGTTATCCACAGTTAGCATGCATATCTATTATTTGTCAATcaaatgtacactgctcaaaaaaataaagggaacactaaaataacacatcctagatctgaatgaattaaatattcttattaaatacttttttctttacatagttgaatgtgctgacaacaaaatcacacaaaaattatcaatggaaatcaaatttatcaacccatggaggtctggatttggagtcacactcaaaattaaagtggaaaaccacactacaggctgattcaactttgatgtaatgtccttaaaacaagtcaaaatgaggctcagtagtgtgtgtggcctccacgtgcctgtatgacctccctacaacacctgggcatgctcctgatgaggtggcggatggtctcctgagggatctcctcccagacctggactaaagcatccgccaactcctggacagtctgtggtgcaacgtggcgttggtggatggagcgagacatgatgtcccagatgtgctcaattggattcaggtctggggaacgggcgggccagtccatagcatcaatgccttcctcttgcaggaactgctgacacactccagccacatgaggtcttgcattaggaggaacccagggccaaccgcacaagcatatggtctcacaaggggtctgaggatctcatctcggtatctaatggcagtcaggctacctctggcgagcacatggagggctgtgcggcccccaaagaaatgccaccccacaccatgactgacccaccgccaaaccggtcatgctggaggatgttgcaggcagcagaacgttctccacggcatctccagactctgtcacgtctgtcacatgtgctcagtgtgaacctgctttcatctgtgaagagcacagggcgccagtggcgaatttgccaatcttggtgttctctggcaaatgccaaacgtcctgcacggtgttgggctgtaagcacaacccccacctgtggacgttgggccctcataccaccctcatggagtctgtttctgaccgtttgagcagacacatgcacatttgtggcctgctggaagtcattttgcagggctctggcagtgctcctcctgctcctccttgcacaaaggcggaggtagcggtcctgctgctgggttgttgccctcctacggcctcctccacgtctcctgatgtactggcctgtctcctggtagcatctccatgctctggacactacactgacagacacagcaaaccttcttgccacagctcgcattgatttgccatcctggatgagctgcactacctgagccacttgtgtgggtggTAGACTCTGTCtcgtgctaccactagagtgaaagcaccgccagcattcaaaagtgaccaaaacatcagccaggaagctaggaactgagaagtggtctgtggttatcacctgcagaaccactcctttattgggggtgtcttgctacttgcctataatttccacctgttgtctgttgaatctgacaattaatcttaatggttgtacagtcgtctcaaataaaactgtgaaggacctcagcgttactctggaccctgatctctcttttgaagaacatatcaagaccatttcgaggacagcttttttccatctacgtaatattgcaaaaatcagaaactttctgtccaaaaatgatgcagaaaaattaatccatgcttttgtcacttctaggttagactactgcaatgctctactttccggctacccggataaagcactaaataaacttcagttagtgctaaatacggctgctagaatcctgactagaaccaaaaaatttgatcatattactccagtgctagcctctctacactggcttcctgtcaaagcaagggctgatttcaagattttactgctaacctacaaagcattacatgggcttgctcctacctatctctctgatttggtcctgccgtacatacctacacgtacgctacggtcacaagacacaggcctcttaattgtccctagaatttctaagcaaacagctggaggcagggctttctcctatagagctcaatttttatggaacggtctgcctacccatgtcagagacgcaaactcggtctcaacctttaagtctttactgaagactcatctcttcagtgggtcatatgattgagtgtagtgaacggaaaggctctggagcaacaaaccgcccttgctgtctctgcctggccagttcccctctttccactgg is a window from the Oncorhynchus keta strain PuntledgeMale-10-30-2019 chromosome 6, Oket_V2, whole genome shotgun sequence genome containing:
- the LOC118384967 gene encoding 5-hydroxytryptamine receptor 2A-like isoform X1; this translates as MTMTESTTVFFNLSFHVAWNQSDSRPETPDKEMNWPALLILMVIFFTVVGNILLILAVSLERKLQNATSFFLRSLAVADMLVGFLVMPVSLINILYDYVWPFPRPLCPVWIYLDVLFSTASIMHLCAISLDRYVGICNPIQHSRSNTLSKAKAKIALVWTISIVISTPIPVIGLYDEGKVFVNGTCALNEHRFVLIGSFVAFFVPLVIMVVSYCLTVRVLQHQASDFLHGGQASINQLALLRITPRSPAGDSLRLLKQYPVPEALPAVGSSDVSVSQASLQPISPTGRQEPGGAGMAQSIKNERRASMVLGVVFFLFLIMWCPFFITNVLSVLCEDSIISLCNKPVLAVLLKVFVWVGYVSSGVNPLVYTLFNRTYRQAFHRYLQCIYHSPPAKSTKNISVNTVTLILCSKDANDCSCNSHNGYKGEMKGRMGLDREGTGSGMLEKLASVCPPTAEEVSCV
- the LOC118384967 gene encoding 5-hydroxytryptamine receptor 2A-like isoform X2; the encoded protein is MKEIRFEEVKTKSARRRSDRIIGDYVWPFPRPLCPVWIYLDVLFSTASIMHLCAISLDRYVGICNPIQHSRSNTLSKAKAKIALVWTISIVISTPIPVIGLYDEGKVFVNGTCALNEHRFVLIGSFVAFFVPLVIMVVSYCLTVRVLQHQASDFLHGGQASINQLALLRITPRSPAGDSLRLLKQYPVPEALPAVGSSDVSVSQASLQPISPTGRQEPGGAGMAQSIKNERRASMVLGVVFFLFLIMWCPFFITNVLSVLCEDSIISLCNKPVLAVLLKVFVWVGYVSSGVNPLVYTLFNRTYRQAFHRYLQCIYHSPPAKSTKNISVNTVTLILCSKDANDCSCNSHNGYKGEMKGRMGLDREGTGSGMLEKLASVCPPTAEEVSCV